The Yoonia sp. SS1-5 genome contains a region encoding:
- a CDS encoding RNA-binding S4 domain-containing protein produces MTNPARQTIRLDKWLWHARFFKSRSLAAGVVTAGKVRVDSQPVSKPARSVGPGDVLTFIQARETKVVRILACGDRRGPAPEAQALYEDLTPAPKERPDGARGANPKYEKGGRPTKKDRRDMGLG; encoded by the coding sequence TTGACCAACCCCGCCCGGCAGACGATCCGGCTGGACAAATGGCTGTGGCATGCGCGTTTCTTCAAGTCGCGCAGCCTTGCGGCAGGGGTGGTCACCGCAGGCAAGGTCCGGGTGGACAGCCAACCGGTCAGCAAACCAGCCCGATCTGTCGGGCCGGGGGATGTGCTGACATTCATTCAGGCACGCGAAACCAAAGTGGTACGGATCCTTGCCTGCGGCGACAGGCGCGGGCCTGCACCCGAAGCACAAGCCCTGTATGAAGACCTGACCCCGGCCCCCAAGGAACGACCCGATGGCGCGCGCGGGGCCAACCCAAAATACGAAAAGGGCGGGCGCCCCACAAAAAAAGATCGCCGCGATATGGGGCTGGGATAA
- a CDS encoding helicase-related protein produces MLASRITAVLGPTNTGKTHYAIERMLSYRTGVIGLPLRLLAREVYDRIVAVRGPSVVALVTGEERIVPPRAAYWVCTVEAMPDGMGCDFLAVDEIQLCADPDRGHVFTDRLLHARGLHETLFLGAETMRGAIAAMVPDAQFMRRERMSQLSYSGSKKISRMPARSAIVGFSVENVYAIAELLRRTKGGAAVVMGALSPRTRNAQVEMYQNGDVDYLVATDAIGMGLNLDISHVAFSSLTKFDGRKMRHLQPQELAQIAGRAGRHVDNGTFGVTGEAPLLDDAVAEAICDHRFQPVKKLQWRSSDLQFGSVKRLIANLEARTDDTWLTRVRESDDLRALKTLAADAAVLARATDGPSVRLLWDVCRVPDFRGISAGEHANLLTHIFHDLHQLGHVDANWFGLQVRRIDRPDGDIDALSKRLAYIRTWTYVAQRKGWLVDESHWREETRAVEDRLSDALHGALTQRFVDRRTSILLRRLKQKESLVAEVNDKGEVTVEGEFVGRLEGFRFRMDKAGSPDEAKTLRQASVQALAPQFHLLADRFYNAPDPEIDFTEQGGLMWGDQAVGKLVAGSDPFKPGVEAFVDDEAGPDVATKVQRRLQHFIDRKVAAGFEGLLALKNDETLEGPAKGFAYRMAEGFGIIPRGEVADEVKALDQDARGALRKHGVRFGQFTIFQPLLLKPAPTRLRLVLWSLSKGLSEFPESPPPGLVTVPAAKDATPGYYAMSGYRAAGERAIRIDMLERLADMLRDKDSRGGFEANPDMLSITGMTLDQFADLMTGLGYKAAKDEREKVKAVATEAVATPTPETTETPAEIPSRAPTEVVPPTDAAPAETPLEAPDTGPEMEVFYTFTWGGRAARQGGRPQGDKPRGKGKPKGRGKPKPGGGNKPQSYQAKPKREKQIDPDNPFAAALAGFKKD; encoded by the coding sequence ATGTTAGCCTCCCGGATCACGGCCGTTCTCGGCCCGACGAATACCGGCAAGACGCATTACGCGATCGAGCGGATGCTGTCCTACCGGACGGGCGTCATTGGCCTGCCGCTGCGGTTATTGGCGCGCGAGGTTTATGACCGGATCGTTGCTGTGCGCGGCCCCTCTGTCGTCGCCCTTGTCACAGGGGAAGAGCGGATCGTACCGCCGCGGGCGGCATATTGGGTCTGCACGGTCGAGGCGATGCCCGATGGGATGGGCTGCGATTTTCTGGCGGTGGATGAAATCCAGCTTTGCGCGGACCCTGATCGCGGGCATGTCTTTACAGACCGGCTGTTACATGCCCGCGGCCTGCACGAGACGCTGTTTCTTGGGGCCGAAACGATGCGCGGGGCGATTGCTGCGATGGTTCCGGATGCGCAATTCATGCGCCGCGAGCGCATGTCGCAACTTTCCTATTCAGGTTCGAAAAAGATAAGCAGAATGCCCGCAAGATCCGCAATTGTGGGTTTTTCTGTTGAAAATGTATATGCGATCGCAGAGCTGTTGCGCCGCACCAAAGGCGGTGCTGCAGTTGTCATGGGCGCGCTTAGCCCACGTACCCGCAACGCGCAGGTTGAAATGTACCAGAATGGCGATGTGGATTATCTGGTTGCCACAGATGCCATCGGCATGGGGCTGAACCTGGATATCAGCCATGTCGCCTTTTCCTCGCTGACCAAATTCGACGGGCGCAAGATGCGGCATTTGCAGCCGCAGGAACTGGCCCAGATCGCTGGCCGGGCCGGCCGACATGTGGATAACGGAACCTTCGGCGTGACAGGTGAAGCGCCGCTGCTGGATGATGCGGTGGCAGAGGCCATATGCGATCATCGGTTCCAGCCCGTCAAGAAATTGCAATGGCGTAGCAGCGACCTGCAGTTTGGATCGGTCAAGCGGCTGATCGCCAATCTCGAAGCCAGAACAGACGACACATGGCTGACCCGGGTGCGCGAAAGTGACGACCTGCGCGCACTCAAGACCCTGGCGGCGGATGCCGCAGTATTGGCGCGGGCCACTGATGGGCCATCTGTCAGATTGCTTTGGGATGTCTGTCGTGTGCCGGATTTTCGGGGCATATCGGCGGGGGAACACGCTAACCTGCTGACGCATATTTTTCATGACCTGCATCAGTTGGGCCATGTGGATGCCAATTGGTTTGGGCTTCAGGTGCGGCGTATCGACCGGCCCGATGGTGACATTGACGCCTTGTCGAAACGATTGGCTTATATCCGCACATGGACCTATGTCGCCCAACGCAAAGGGTGGTTGGTTGACGAATCTCATTGGCGCGAGGAAACGCGCGCGGTAGAAGATCGACTATCAGATGCGCTGCATGGCGCATTGACGCAAAGATTTGTGGACCGGCGGACCAGCATTCTGCTTCGCCGGCTCAAACAAAAGGAGAGCCTTGTGGCTGAGGTGAACGACAAAGGTGAAGTGACCGTCGAAGGTGAATTCGTTGGGCGGCTCGAAGGGTTCCGGTTTCGGATGGACAAGGCTGGCAGCCCGGATGAGGCGAAAACGCTGCGGCAGGCGTCCGTTCAGGCATTGGCACCGCAATTCCACCTTTTGGCGGATCGCTTTTACAACGCGCCCGATCCCGAGATCGACTTTACCGAGCAAGGCGGGTTGATGTGGGGTGATCAGGCCGTGGGCAAGCTTGTCGCCGGTTCCGATCCTTTCAAGCCCGGTGTCGAGGCTTTTGTTGATGACGAGGCTGGCCCCGACGTGGCCACAAAGGTGCAACGCCGCTTGCAGCATTTCATTGATCGCAAGGTGGCTGCGGGCTTTGAGGGATTGCTGGCGCTCAAGAATGACGAAACCCTCGAAGGGCCGGCCAAAGGGTTTGCCTACCGCATGGCCGAGGGGTTTGGCATCATTCCCCGGGGTGAAGTCGCTGATGAGGTCAAGGCGCTGGATCAGGATGCACGCGGCGCGCTGCGCAAGCATGGGGTCCGATTTGGCCAGTTCACGATTTTTCAGCCATTGCTGCTGAAACCTGCGCCAACCCGTTTGCGGCTGGTGCTGTGGTCGTTGTCCAAAGGGTTGTCAGAGTTCCCAGAAAGCCCGCCGCCCGGCTTGGTCACTGTCCCGGCGGCCAAGGATGCGACCCCGGGCTATTACGCAATGTCCGGCTACCGGGCTGCGGGTGAACGGGCGATCCGTATCGACATGCTCGAACGTCTGGCTGATATGCTGCGCGACAAGGATAGCCGCGGCGGGTTCGAGGCCAACCCCGACATGTTGTCGATCACTGGCATGACGCTGGACCAATTTGCCGATTTGATGACCGGACTGGGTTACAAGGCCGCTAAGGACGAGCGCGAAAAGGTCAAGGCCGTCGCAACCGAAGCCGTTGCGACACCAACGCCCGAGACGACAGAAACACCAGCCGAAATCCCAAGCCGGGCGCCTACGGAAGTTGTTCCGCCCACCGATGCGGCCCCCGCTGAGACGCCGTTGGAAGCCCCGGACACTGGCCCGGAAATGGAGGTCTTTTATACCTTCACATGGGGCGGCCGCGCCGCGCGGCAGGGCGGGCGTCCGCAAGGCGACAAACCGCGTGGCAAGGGCAAACCCAAAGGACGGGGCAAGCCCAAGCCGGGTGGCGGCAACAAGCCGCAAAGCTATCAGGCCAAGCCAAAGCGCGAAAAGCAGATTGATCCAGACAATCCCTTTGCCGCGGCGCTGGCAGGGTTCAAGAAGGATTGA